The Streptomyces sp. 135 sequence GCGCCCGGAGTCCGCCGCCATCGCGCGCCGGCTCGCCCAGGTCGTCGTCCTGCGCACCTGGCGGCTCTCCCCGAAGCTCACCGAGGACGTCGTCCTGCTCGTCTCCGAGCTCGTCGGGAACGCCGTGCGGCACACCGGCGCCCGCGTCTTCGGCCTGCGCATGGAGAAGCGGCGCGGCTGGATCCGCGTCGAGGTCCGCGACCCCTCGCGCGGACTGCCCTGTCTGATGCCGGTCCATGAGATGGACCTGAGCGGCCGGGGCCTCTTCCTCGTCGACAAGCTCTCCGACCGCTGGGGCGTGGACCTGCTGCCGCGCGGCAAGACGTCCTGGTTCGAGATGCGGGTCAGCGACCGCTGAGGGCAAGGTGCGCGGATACGCGAAAGCCCCCGGCGGCCGCGGTCGGGCACGGTGGGGGCTTTCGAGAAGCGCCGTGGACGTATGGGGTGTGTTCCACGGGCGCCGTGACGACCTGAGCCCGGGTCAATGGGGGTCGTGTCCCCGACTATGGCAGACGGGCGTCACTGATCCAAAAGTACTTCTCACTACATATCCGGGCAAACCCTGACAGTTTAGAGGTGAATCCTTGGTGAGATGGGACACCTGCCTGGTAAACGCTGGTTAAGCGCTCCCTATGGCAGGCGATACGCAAGGGCTGGGGGAGCGCGCTTCACCCCTCCGGCTCTCGACCCGTAAGAGGAATGAAGCGGGCAATAACCTCCTTTCCCCGTCTTTCCCCATTAAATGGTCGCGTGATCGAGACCGACCGCCGCAGAGCCCTGCGCGCGGGCGCCCGCCTTGCCGCCGCGAGCGCGCTCACCGCCGGGTGCGCCGCGACCGGCGATGCCCCTGCCCGCGACCGCCCGCCCGCGTCCGGGACCCCGGCCCGTCCCCGACCAGAGCCCCCGCCCGGCCCCGGCGGCCGCCCCCGCGCCCCGCCGCTTCCCCGGCCGCCCCGTCCAGATCACCCACGGCGCCGGCACCCGGGCCGAGGTCGCGCTCACCTTCCACGGCCACGGCGACCCCGCCATCGCGAAGGCGCTGCTCACCGAGGCGGAGAAGGCGGGCGCCCGCGTCACCGTGCTCGCCGTCGGCACCTGGCTCGACGAACACCCCGGCCTCACCCGCCGCGTCCTCGACGGCGGCCACGACCTCGGCAACCACACCCTGCGCCACCTCGACATCAACGGCATGTCCGAGGCCGACGCCTACGCCGAGATCGCCGGCTGCGCGGACCGCCTGCGCCGCCTCACCGGCTCCATCGGCACCTGGTTCCGCCCCTCGCGCACCCGGACGGCGACCCCCCTCGTCGAACGCCTCGCCCGCCGCGCCGGCTACCCGCACGTCCTCTCGTACGACGTCGACTCCCTCGACCACACCTCACCGGGCGCCCCGGCCATCACCCGCACGATCGCCGCCGGGGTCCGCGCGGGATCCGTGGTGAGCCTCCACTTCGGGTACGCGGACACGGTCGCCGCGCTCCCCGACGTCCTGCAAGAACTGGAACGCCGCGGCCTGCGCGCGGTGACGACCACGGAGCTGCTGATCTGATGCCCCCCACGAAACTCGACCTGACCAAGCGCACCGCCGCACTGCTCGCCACGGGCGCGGCGCTCGCCGCGCTCGCCGGCTGCGGCACCGACCAGCGGTCCGACGAGGCCCTCGGCACCAAGGGCGCCCGCGAGCCCGCCAAGCCCAAGGCGGTCCCCGGCCTGCCCGGCATGCCGCCGGTCCTCGACCCGAAGGACGCGTACGCCGCCGACCGCCCGAACGCCCTGGCGCCCGTGGCGAAGAAGTTCCTGTCGCGCGTCTACGTCCCCAACACCGAGTCCGACACCATCTCGGTCATCGACCCCAAGAAGTTCAAGGTCGTCAAGACCATCAAGGTCGGCGACCAGCCGCAGCACGTCGTCCCCTCCTGGGACATGAAGACCCTCTGGGTCAACAACGACCTCGGCGACAGCCTCACCGCCATCGACCCGGTGACCGGCAAGACCGGCCGCACCGTCGACGTCTCCGACCCCTACAACCTCTATTTCACGCCGAACGGCAAGTACGCCGTCGTCATGGCCTCCATGGACCGCGAACTCGTCTTCCGGGACCCCAAGACCATGAACCGCGTCAAGACGGTCCCCGTCAGCTGCGCCGGCGTCAACCACGCCGACTTCTCCATGGACGGCCGCTACTTCATCGTCTCCTGCGAGTTCTCCGGCGAACTCCTCAAGGTCGACACGGAGAAGATGAAGATCGTCGGCCAGCAGAAGCTCCCCCTCAAGGGCGCCATGCCGCAGGACGTGAAGATGTCCCCCGACGGCAAGAAGTTCTACATCGCCGACATGATGGCGCACGGCATGTGGGTCCTCGACGGGAAGAAGTTCACGACGCCGAAGCTGCTGCGCACCGGCAAGGGCTGCCACGGCCTGTACGTCAGCCGCGACTCCAAGGAGATGTACATCTCCAACCGGGGCGAGGGCTCCATCTCCGTCTTCGACTTCCCGAAGAACAGGCTCACCAAGAAGTGGAAGCTCCCGCAGGGCGGCAGTCCCGACATGGGCGGCGTCTCGGCGGACGGCAACACCCTCTGGCTCTCGGGCCGTTACGACTCCGAGGTGTACGCCATCGACACCCGCACCGGAGTCCAGCTGGCCCGCATCCCCGTGGGCAGCGGCCCGCACGGTCTGGCCGTCTATCCGCAGCCCGGCCGGTATTCACTCGGACACACCGGCATCTTCCGTTGACAGATTGACGGTTGACGGTTCACGGACGTCACCACCGGGCACAAAAAGGGCAGTTCACAAACCCCCCCACGGTACCGCCCCTCCCGGAGGACGCCATGCTGCGTGGCATCGATGTCAGCTCCCACCAGTCGACGTTCAGCACCGACGGCCTCTCCTTCGTCATCGTCAAGGCGACGGAAGGCCGTTCGTACGTCAACCCGAAACTGACCGCCCAGACGAAACTGGCCCGCGACGGCGGCTGCGTCGTCGGCTACTACCACTTCCTGTGGCCGGGGAACATCGCGGACCAGGCCAAGTACTTCGTGAGCAAGGCCCCCGAGAAAGCCGGGGACCTGCTCGCGGTGGACTGGGAGTGGACGGGGGACCACACGGCCGCCTCCAACGCGGAGAAGGACCGCTTCATCCGCGAGGTGAAGCGGCTGCGCCCGAATCACAGGGTCCTGCTGTACTGCAACCGCGATTTCTGGCTGAACCGGGACAGCACGTCCTACGCGGGCGACGGCCTGTGGATCGCCGACTACGTCAGCGCGGGCAAGCCCCGCATCAAGGCGAAGTGGAAGTTCCACCAGTACACGTCCACGCCGCTGGACAAGAACGTGGCCCGCTTCGAGAGCGAGGACGCCCTGCGGGAGTGGGCCACGCCCTAGCTGCCCCTGGGGAGCGGTGTCAGGCGAGCCACTCGGCCGTGCGCTCAGGGGAGGCCGCTTCGAGGGCCTTGCGGATCTCCTCGACGCCACCGACGTTGCCGTACACGGGAGTTCCGGGCTGCTGGCGCCAGGACTCGTCCTGGCCGCCGTTGTCGACGGCGTCGAAGCCGAGCTCGTCGAGAAGCTCGCGTACGACCTTCTTGGCGGCCTCGTCGTCACCGGACACCGGCAGGGCGACCCGGTCGGGGGCGCCCTTGGGGCGCGGCTTGTCGAGGATGTCGGCGGCGTACGTCCCGTTGAACGCCTTGATGACGGGGTGGCCGATCTGCCGCTCCGTCCAGCGGCTCTCGGTCAGGCCCTCCTCGATCTCGGCGATCCTGCCGTCGCGCTGCTGCGGGTAGTAGTTGCCGGTGTCGATGACGGCGACGTCGTCGGCCGCCCCGTCGAGGAAGCCCTTGGGCAGGTCGGGCACGGCCTTGAGCGGGACCGTCACGACGACGACCCGCGCGCCGCGCGCGGCCTCCTCGACCGGGACGGGCTTCGCGCCGGTCTCCTCGGCGAGGGCGGTCAGGGTGTGCGGGCCACGGGAGTTGGCGACGGAGACGTCGTGGCCGAGAGCCGTGAGGCGGCGGGTGAGGTTGCCGCCGATGTTGCCCGCGCCGATGATGCCGATCTTCATGACTGCCCCTTTGGTGTGTCACTCAGGCAACTGAGTCACTGTCGTGGATGAATCGCGGATGGATCACTGTCGTGGGTGGATCGCTGTCGTAACGGAGGTAACCTCCGGATCCGGCGGGCTATTCCGGACCGCGTGTCGCCGGGTGAGCCCCGTACGCAGCGCGAGGAACAGCAGCAGGCCGAACGGCGAGAGCAGGATCGTCAGGACGAGCAGCGGCCCGGTCACCACCGGATGCGCGCCGAGCCTGCGCGACTCGCGGTACATCCACTGCCCGAGCAGCAGGTCCCAGGCGATGACCTGCGCCCAGATCGCCCCGGCCCCGTTGGCCCGCGCCGTCAGCTCGCGGAAGCCGTCGAGGTCGGGGCTGCTGACGGCGGACCACAGCTCGGGTATGACCGGGAGCGCCATGGCGAGGTAGACGACGAGGATCGGGACGACGGTCAGGGGCGACGCGGCCAGGCGGGCGGTCGGGCCCCAGCCGGGCGCGAAGACCATGAGCAGCCAGACCGGGGCGGCCAGCCAGAACGACAACTCGAAGAGGAATCCGGTCATGACGCGACCTCGGCGTTCTTCTGGAGGGGCTGGGTGTGCTGGACGGGCTGGAGGGGCTGGAGGGGCTGGACGGGCTTCGTGAGGTGCGGTGGTCGGCCGGCGGTGACACTGCCGGGCGGTCCGGCCGGGGCCCGCAGCGCGGCGTACGCCCCCACGGCCGTGGCGCAGGCGATCAGACCCGCCGCCGTCAGGGTCGCGCCGTCCGGGTGGATCAGCGGCTGACCGCGCAGCGCCTGCCAGGTGACCAGTCCGAAGAGCGCCGCGTACGCTGCCGAGCCCACCAGGACCAGCCGCAGCCGCACCCGTTCGTCGGCGAGGCGGGCGACGCGCGGGGCGAGCGCCGTCAGCGCCATGAGGAGCAGCGGCAGCAGTTGCAGCGCGTGCATGCCGAAGAAGTGCGGGATGCGCAGGTCACCGCCGGTCGTCGACCAGCCGGTCAGCGGCATCGAGGGCCCGCCGTCCGGGACGCCCACGCTGTGCGCGCCGACCACCGGGGACTCGCCGCGCCGCTGACCGGCCGCGGGCTGCGTCATCAGGAAGCCGACGGCGGCTCCGGCCAGCGCGATGGTGATGCCGCAGCGCATCGCCCAGGCGGAGGCCCGGTCGGCGATCCGGGCGCGCAGGAGCAGGGCCGCGATGACGACCGTGCCGAGCCAGAGGATGACGACGGTGACGGCCATCGCGTTGAACAGCGTCTCGTCGAAGGGGGTCTGGTGGTTGAAGTGGCTGCGTCTCCCGCGCACCACCTGCCCGGTGATGATCAGCATTTCGATGGTGCTGGTCGCCACGACCACCGTGCCCGCCCACCATCCCGCGCGCCGCCCGCGATCGAGCAGCGAAAGGATCCAGGCGAGCGAGAGACCGTACGCGACGAACGAGAGCGAGAACTTGAACGGCTTGGCCCAGATCCGGGCGCCCGCGAGAACCCGGTCGTCGACCACGAGCCCCACCGCGCAGACGAGGGCCAAGGCGCACATGGAGGCAGAGAACAGTACGAGTGGCCGGTGCCATGAATGCCATAAGGGCGTGCGGACGGGCATGGGAGATCCCCCTGGTCTGTGGTCCGTGGTGTCCGACAAATAGATAGTGGCGCTATCCGCTATCTGATAGCGCCACTATCTATGATGGGTCGGAGGTTGGCAAGGGGGATCCGATGAACAGGAGCGGGAACGGGCCGTGCGCATTGGCGAGTTGAGTCGCAGGACCGGCGTTCCGGTGCCGACGATCAAGTACTACGTCCGGGAAGGCCTGCTGCCGCCGGGCGAACTGTCCAGCCCCAACCAGGCGCACTACGACGAGACGCACGAGCGCAGGCTGCGGCTGATCCGCGCCCTGCTGGAGGTGGGCGGGCTGAAGGTGGCCGCCATCGCGGAGGTGCTCGGCGCCGTGGACGACCCGAGCCGCCCCCTGCACAAGGTCCTCGGCTCGGCGGCGGACCGGCTCGGCGGCGAGGGCGTCGCCGGTGACGGCGCCGAGGCGGACGCCGCGAACGCCGCCGTCGGGGCGCTGATCGCGCGGCGCGGCTGGCGTACGCACGAGTCGAACCCGGCGGCGGCGGACCTGTCACGGGCGCTGGCCGCCATGGCCTGGCTCGGCCACGGGGCGTTCACGGAACTGCTGGACGAGTACGCCGACGCCGCGGAACTCGTCGCCCGCGCCGACCTCGGCTATGTGGACCGGCGGGTCGCGGTCGAGGACCGGGTGGAGAGCGTGGTGATCGGTACGGTCCTCGGCGAGGCGGTGTTCAACGCGATGCGCAGGCTGGCGCACGTGGATGCTTCGGCGCGGCTGTACGGGACCGGGGCGGAGGAGGGGCCGGGGGAATTGGAAGGGCCGGGGGGGTCGGGGGAGCCGGAGGGGCCGAGCTGACGTAGGGCGGGCCGGCGCGGCCGGTGTGGGGCCGCGCGGCGCCGCTCAGTCCTGCGCGAGCAACAGCCGCAGCGTCGCCTGGAGTTCCGTCTGTGCCACCCGCGCCGCCCCTTCGGCGTCCATCGACTCGACGGCACGCACCAGTTCGGCGTGCGAGGCGTCGCCGTGGTCCGCCTCCTCGCTGCGTACGTCGATGAGTTCGAGGAGGTCGATCAGGCCTTGCCGCAGCGCGGGCATGAACTCCGCGAACAGGTCGGTCAGCACCGGATTGCGCGCCGCCGCCACGACCGCCGCGTGCAGGGCGATGTCGGCGTCCACGAACGCCGCGTCGCCCTCGGCCGCCGCCGCCCTGCGCCCCTCCAGCGCGGCCCGCATCGCTGCGATGTCCTCGTCGGTGCGCCGCAACGCCGCCAGCCGGGCCGCCTGCACCTCCATCAGCATCCGCACCTCGTACACGTCGGTGACCGCCGCCCGCCGCAGCCGGGTCGGCCAGTCCGCGACGGGTTCCGTGG is a genomic window containing:
- a CDS encoding FCD domain-containing protein, producing the protein MPLDSVRPSPLVEQAAARLREQITGGDWPVGTRLPGETTLAKELGVGRSTLREALRALAGAGLVRARQGAGVFVIATEPVADWPTRLRRAAVTDVYEVRMLMEVQAARLAALRRTDEDIAAMRAALEGRRAAAAEGDAAFVDADIALHAAVVAAARNPVLTDLFAEFMPALRQGLIDLLELIDVRSEEADHGDASHAELVRAVESMDAEGAARVAQTELQATLRLLLAQD
- a CDS encoding glycoside hydrolase family 25 protein, coding for MLRGIDVSSHQSTFSTDGLSFVIVKATEGRSYVNPKLTAQTKLARDGGCVVGYYHFLWPGNIADQAKYFVSKAPEKAGDLLAVDWEWTGDHTAASNAEKDRFIREVKRLRPNHRVLLYCNRDFWLNRDSTSYAGDGLWIADYVSAGKPRIKAKWKFHQYTSTPLDKNVARFESEDALREWATP
- a CDS encoding MerR family transcriptional regulator, with amino-acid sequence MRIGELSRRTGVPVPTIKYYVREGLLPPGELSSPNQAHYDETHERRLRLIRALLEVGGLKVAAIAEVLGAVDDPSRPLHKVLGSAADRLGGEGVAGDGAEADAANAAVGALIARRGWRTHESNPAAADLSRALAAMAWLGHGAFTELLDEYADAAELVARADLGYVDRRVAVEDRVESVVIGTVLGEAVFNAMRRLAHVDASARLYGTGAEEGPGELEGPGGSGEPEGPS
- a CDS encoding PQQ-binding-like beta-propeller repeat protein, producing MPPTKLDLTKRTAALLATGAALAALAGCGTDQRSDEALGTKGAREPAKPKAVPGLPGMPPVLDPKDAYAADRPNALAPVAKKFLSRVYVPNTESDTISVIDPKKFKVVKTIKVGDQPQHVVPSWDMKTLWVNNDLGDSLTAIDPVTGKTGRTVDVSDPYNLYFTPNGKYAVVMASMDRELVFRDPKTMNRVKTVPVSCAGVNHADFSMDGRYFIVSCEFSGELLKVDTEKMKIVGQQKLPLKGAMPQDVKMSPDGKKFYIADMMAHGMWVLDGKKFTTPKLLRTGKGCHGLYVSRDSKEMYISNRGEGSISVFDFPKNRLTKKWKLPQGGSPDMGGVSADGNTLWLSGRYDSEVYAIDTRTGVQLARIPVGSGPHGLAVYPQPGRYSLGHTGIFR
- a CDS encoding polysaccharide deacetylase family protein, whose product is MPLPATARPRPGPRPVPDQSPRPAPAAAPAPRRFPGRPVQITHGAGTRAEVALTFHGHGDPAIAKALLTEAEKAGARVTVLAVGTWLDEHPGLTRRVLDGGHDLGNHTLRHLDINGMSEADAYAEIAGCADRLRRLTGSIGTWFRPSRTRTATPLVERLARRAGYPHVLSYDVDSLDHTSPGAPAITRTIAAGVRAGSVVSLHFGYADTVAALPDVLQELERRGLRAVTTTELLI
- a CDS encoding ATP-binding protein, whose translation is MAGLEGFERPRRHGSATAARWSPAAEDEHALKALELFGNPTEAEVRLPSRPESAAIARRLAQVVVLRTWRLSPKLTEDVVLLVSELVGNAVRHTGARVFGLRMEKRRGWIRVEVRDPSRGLPCLMPVHEMDLSGRGLFLVDKLSDRWGVDLLPRGKTSWFEMRVSDR
- a CDS encoding NAD(P)-binding domain-containing protein; the encoded protein is MKIGIIGAGNIGGNLTRRLTALGHDVSVANSRGPHTLTALAEETGAKPVPVEEAARGARVVVVTVPLKAVPDLPKGFLDGAADDVAVIDTGNYYPQQRDGRIAEIEEGLTESRWTERQIGHPVIKAFNGTYAADILDKPRPKGAPDRVALPVSGDDEAAKKVVRELLDELGFDAVDNGGQDESWRQQPGTPVYGNVGGVEEIRKALEAASPERTAEWLA
- a CDS encoding ABA4-like family protein, producing MTGFLFELSFWLAAPVWLLMVFAPGWGPTARLAASPLTVVPILVVYLAMALPVIPELWSAVSSPDLDGFRELTARANGAGAIWAQVIAWDLLLGQWMYRESRRLGAHPVVTGPLLVLTILLSPFGLLLFLALRTGLTRRHAVRNSPPDPEVTSVTTAIHPRQ